A genomic region of Colletotrichum destructivum chromosome 1, complete sequence contains the following coding sequences:
- a CDS encoding Putative vacuolar protein sorting-associated protein yields MMEASHPAAGWENVGDKWYRKVQLYTEVFDQDLDLDNHIVAGAPYGGAIALLRDDTKIQAYRANPGGGGASSSKPGIDIYSYAGKLLRRIPWEQGSGSIKGLGWASVAGGEEKLLVVTTDGTVRVYDLQGEFTQFSLGNGADESGVVSCRFYESGMVALLGNDTFVSVTSYTEPRPRLLATPPTDQGEIHAWAVVAPDHTLSRSVEVLLSIGETVYVIDAAECEDRFLDLGPFSHISVSPDGRLIVLYTKTGKAHVISSDFQERRVEHDSQSKIPPKYVEWCGTDALIAWEDEVHIIGPDAATAEFFYDGRVHVVSEHDGARLITNDVCDFLERVPHATEEVFGTRAESSAASILLDAVGQLELQSPKADDYIQLIRANLTEAVDTCVTAAGREFSIHWQKQLLKAASFGKSVLDIYNSDEFVDMCETLRVLNAVRFFEVGLPLSFEQYQRLTPEGLIKRLINRHEYLLALKIAGYLRLPTDRIYVHWASAKVRSGAEDDDTICRLVVERLSGKPGISFEEIARAAYDEGRGRLATELLNHEPRGGRQVPLLLSMEEDELALDKAVESGDTDLMYTVLLQLKKKLPLAAFFRVINARPAATALVESSAAREADNALLKDLYYQDDRRVDGAGVFIHESLHQPDARTASDKLALAAKLLSDSREAAFEVHALKEAQTLLKMQEAFDRDLTDTFTGLSVNETMFKLIRLGYHKRASKIQSEFKVPDKVAWWIRLRALVAKRDWNEIEELAKTRKSPIGWEPFFNLTLQAGNPRLAAVFVPKCTGLEPGTTITMYEKCGLRVKAAEEAVKLKDAEAWGRLLEAAGRGTQEGRDIERIGSAVFKK; encoded by the exons ATGATGGAAGCGTCTCATCCCGCGGCAGGATGGGAGAACGTCGGCGACAAGTGGTACCGCAAGGTCCAGCTCTACACCGAAGTGTTCGACCAagaccttgacctcgacaaccacatcgtcgccggcgcccccTATGGCGGAGCCATCGCTCTCCTCCGAGACGACACCAAGATCCAGGCTTACCGCGCCAacccaggcggcggcggcgcctcctcgtccaaaCCCGGCATCGATATCTACTCGTACGCCGGCAAGCTCCTCCGCCGCATCCCCTGGGAGCAGGGCTCCGGCTCCATCAAGGGCCTCGGCTGGgccagcgtcgccggcggcgaggagaagctcctcgtcgtcacgaCGGACGGCACCGTGCGCGTCTACGATTTGCAGGGCGAGTTCACGCAATTCTccctcggcaacggcgccgacgagtcCGGCGTCGTCAGCTGCCGCTTCTACGAATCCGGCATGGTCGCGCTGCTCGGCAACGACACTTTCGTCTCGGTCACGTCGTACACCGAGCCGCGCCCGCGGCTGctcgcgacgccgccgactgaCCAGGGCGAGATCCACGCCTGGGCCGTCGTGGCGCCGGACCACACCCTCTCGCGTTCCGTCGAGGTACTGCTGAGCATCGGGGAGACGGTATACGTCATCGACGCGGCCGAGTGTGAGGACCGGTTCCTGGACCTTGGGCCCTTCAGCCACATCAGCGTGTCCCCCGACGGCCGGCTGATCGTGCTGTACACGAAGACGGGCAAGGCGCATGTCATTTCAAGCGATTTCCAGGAGAGGCGTGTCGAGCACGACTCGCAGTCCAAGATCCCACCCAAGTATGTTGAGTGGTGCGGCACCGATGCGCTGATTGCGTGGGAGGATGAGGTACACATCATCGGGCCGGACGCTGCGACCGCAGAGTTCTTTTACGACGGACGAGTGCACGTTGTATCAG AACACGACGGCGCAAGACTCATCACAAATGACGTTTGCGACTTCCTAGAGCGCGTCCCGCACGCCACGGAGGAGGTCTTCGGTACCCGGGCCGAGTCCTCGGCAGCATCGatcctgctcgacgccgtcggccagctggaGCTTCAGTcgcccaaggccgacgacTACATCCAGCTGATCCGCGCCAACCTTACTGAGGCCGTCGACACGTGCgtcacggcggcgggccgcgAGTTCAGCATCCACTGGCAGAAGCAGCTCCTCAAGGCTGCATCCTTTGGCAAGTCGGTTCTCGACATCTACAACAGCGACGAATTCGTCGATATGTGCGAGACCCTGCGCGTGCTCAACGCCGTTCGCTTCTTCGAGGTCGGCTTGCCCCTCTCGTTCGAGCAGTACCAGCGTCTCACCCCCGAGGGCCTCATCAAGAGGCTCATCAACCGTCATGAGTACCTCCTCGCGCTCAAGATCGCGGGGTATCTGCGTCTTCCCACCGACCGCATCTACGTCCActgggcctcggccaaggtTCGCTCGGGTGCTGAGGACGATGACACCATCTGCCGGCTGGTTGTCGAGCGCCTCTCCGGGAAGCCAGGCATCTCCTTTGAGGAGATCGCACGCGCGGCCTACGACGAAGGCCGGGGCCGCCTCGCCACCGAACTGCTGAACCACGAGCCCCGCGGCGGGCGCCAGGTGCCGCTTCTCCTCAgcatggaggaggacgagctcgccctcgacaaggccgttGAGAGCGGCGACACGGACCTCATGTACACAGTACTCCTCCAGCTCAAGAAGAAACTGCCGTTGGCCGCCTTCTTTCGCGTCATCAACGCGCGCCCCGCGGCAACGGCCCTCGTTGAGTCCTCGGCCGCGCGCGAGGCCGACAACGCGCTTCTCAAGGATCTCTATTACCAGGACGACCGCCGAgttgacggtgccggcgtctTCATACACGAGTCGCTCCACCAGCCCGACGCGCGCACCGCGTCCGACAAGCTCGCACTCGCCGCGAAGCTGCTCTCCGACTCGAGGGAGGCTGCGTTCGAGGTCCACGCCCTCAAGGAGGCGCAGACGCTACTCAAGATGCAGGAGGCCTTCGACCGCGACCTCACCGACACCTTCACGGGGCTCAGCGTCAACGAGACCATGTTCAAGCTCATCCGCCTCGGGTACCACAAGCGCGCCAGCAAGATTCAGAGCGAGTTCAAGGTGCCCGATAAGGTTGCTTGGTGGATCAG ACTTCGTGCGCTCGTTGCGAAGCGGGACTGGAACGAGATTGAGGAGCTTGCGAAGACGAGAAAAAGCCCGATTGGGTGGGAG CCGTTCTTCAACCTCACACTGCAGGCGGGCAACCCGCGGCTGGCGGCCGTCTTTGTGCCCAAGTGCACGGGTCTGGAGCCTGGGACGACCATCACCATGTACGAAAAGTGCGGGCTGCGGgtcaaggcggccgaggaggcggtgAAGCTCAAAGACGCCGAGGCGTGGGGCAGGctgctcgaggcggcgggacgGGGCACGCAGGAGGGGCGGGACATTGAGAGGATCGGGAGCGCCGTCTTTAAGAAGTGA